In a single window of the Anabas testudineus chromosome 17, fAnaTes1.2, whole genome shotgun sequence genome:
- the best4 gene encoding bestrophin-4, with translation MTVSYTLEVANVRFGGFSKLLFRWKGSIYKLLYKEFLLFCGVYFFFSVFYRFLLTPKQQDLFERIALYCDQFTNTNFIPVSFVLGFYVTLAFNRWWGQYTSFPLPDNLMMVVSGNVHGTDERGRLLRRTLMRYANLSSVLILRSISTRVHKRFPTLEHIVEAGFMTTHELKKFESLHSDFNKYWMPLTWFSNLASRAREEGRVRDDMALRLLMDELNKYRAKCSLLFHYDWISIPLVYTQVVTIAVYSFFGFCLIGRQFLNPEKGYKDHKMDMYVPVFTLLQFFFYSGWLKVGELIINPFGEDDDDFETNQLIDRNIQVSMLAVDDMYQNLAPIVKDKHWEQRHFSIPYTVSTAAETLKPAFKGSTFDMRMSCEDLEIHQPADTDESKQFLSLDVSSQPNGKEDTDEEDISATNHKQQEKTFLKVAVGHN, from the exons ATGACAGTTTCTTACACTCTGGAGGTGGCCAATGTGAGGTTTGGAGGTTTCTCTAAGCTCCTTTTCAGGTGGAAGGGGAGCATCTACAAGCTGCTTTACAAGGAGTTTCTGCTGTTTTGTggggtttatttctttttcagtgtgttttacag GTTTCTCCTCACGCCAAAGCAGCAGGATCTGTTTGAGCGTATTGCCCTTTACTGTGATCAGTTCACCAATACCAACTTCATTCCAGTTTCATTTGTACTAG GTTTCTACGTGACTCTAGCCTTTAATCGATGGTGGGGTCAGTACACCAGCTTCCCGCTGCCCGACAACCTGATGATGGTGGTGTCCGGAAATGTCCATGGGACAGATGAGAGAGGTCGTCTGCTGCGTCGCACACTCATGAGATATGCCAACCTATCCTCAGTTCTTATTCTCCGCTCCATTAGCACAAGAGTGCACAAGCGTTTCCCAACGTTGGAGCACATTGTGGAAGCTG GATTTATGACAACACATGAGCTAAAAAAGTTTGAGTCGCTGCACTCTGACTTCAACAAGTACTGGATGCCTTTGACTTGGTTCTCAAACCTGGCGTCCAGAGCGAGAGAGGAAGGTCGAGTGAGGGACGACATGGCTCTGCGACTTCTGATGgat GAGCTTAATAAGTACAGAGCCAAGTGCAGCCTCCTGTTCCACTACGACTGGATAAGCATCCCCCTGGTCTACACTCAG GTAGTTACTATTGcagtttattcattttttggCTTCTGTTTGATTGGTCGACAATTCCTGAACCCTGAGAAAGGATACAAGGATCACAAAATGGACATGTACGTCCCTGTTTTCACCCTGCTGCAGTTCTTCTTTTACAGTGGCTGGCTAAAG GTGGGGGAGCTGATCATCAATCCGTTTGGCGAGGATGATGATGACTTTGAAACCAACCAGCTGATTGATCGAAACATTCAG GTGTCAATGTTAGCTGTTGATGATATGTACCAGAACTTAGCTCCGATTGTGAAGGACAAGCACTGGGAGCAGAGGCATTTCTCCATCCCCTACACTgtgtcaacagcagcagagactctGAAACCAGCTTTTAAAGGCTCCACCTTCGACATGAG GATGAGCTGTGAGGACCTTGAAATTCACCAGCCTGCAGACACTGACGAAAGCAAACAATTTTTATCCTTGGATGTGTCATCCCAACCAAATGGGAAAGAAGACACTGACGAGGAAGACATCAGTGCCACTAATCacaaacaacaggaaaagaCATTTCTTAAGGTTGCAGTGGGCCATAACTAA
- the si:ch211-106k21.5 gene encoding probable serine/threonine-protein kinase pats1, with translation MVFKWSLLLIFTLLVKTGLVGGCVCPAATILSQFPSEIPAGICCLNYSGSAFSHVHWPVFTNETNIETLDLSYCNISFVDSSGTETSTLRRVYLNQNRLKVLPRQFLANQPSLMEVDLSGNLLQELPDGFLQDSESLEKLNLQGNQLQFLPSSLLQKHNLQSLELDGNPWDCSCVLLEVLEDGMKANRTTRLQDLVGNLTCLSPKHVAGMTVWSVSLKDVCRPPGLTALFIVLPLLALSTLVLCWCCGRKKEASGFSASRKRASSNCNGQKHHNKPPPSATEQHRAGKGGKEGILKNQLLLRPASTLLGSTRDIYEEVEVKLGSVESIPRVSSNCSSSTEGRQGSQEPDGASKTEVDAVSVTEVMKDSADREKAYLTQSTEYYSLVPGIELEDSDHGEYENVDLS, from the coding sequence ATGGTTTTCAAGTGGAGTCTCCTGCTGATTTTCACATTACTGGTGAAGACGGGACTtgtgggtggatgtgtgtgtccAGCAGCCACCATTTTGTCCCAGTTTCCCTCTGAGATTCCTGCTGGCATCTGTTGCCTGAACTACTCTGGCTCTGCTTTTAGCCATGTGCACTGGCCTGTGTTTACCAATGAGACAAACATAGAGACACTGGATCTTTCCTACTGTAATATCAGTTTTGTTGATTCGAGTGGGACAGAGACCTCTACACTGCGGAGGGTTTACTTGAATCAAAACAGACTAAAAGTGTTACCAAGGCAATTTCTGGCCAACCAGCCCAGCCTAATGGAGGTAGATCTGAGTGGAAACCTGCTTCAAGAGCTTCCAGATGGTTTCCTCCAGGACTCAGAAAGCCTGGAGAAGCTGAACCTTCAGGGAAACCAGTTACAGTTTCTCCCCAGCTCACTGCTGCAGAAGCACAATCTGCAAAGCCTGGAGCTGGATGGAAACCCCTGGGACTGCTCCTGTGTGTTGCTGGAAGTCCTGGAGGACGGCATGAAGGCTAATAGGACCACAAGGCTGCAGGACCTGGTGGGGAACTTAACCTGCTTGTCTCCTAAGCACGTGGCCGGCATGACTGTGTGGTCGGTAAGTCTTAAAGACGTGTGCCGTCCACCTGGCCTCACTGCCCTCTTCATCGTGCTTCCCCTTCTCGCCCTCTCCACCTTGGTCCTCTGTTGGTGCTgtgggaggaagaaggaagCATCTGGGTTCAGTGCTTCAAGAAAGAGGGCCAGCTCCAACTGCAACGGGCAGAAACATCACAACAAGCCACCACCATCAGCCACTGAGCAGCATAGAGCTGGAAAAGGTGGCAAGGAGGGGATCTTGAAGAATCAGCTGTTACTCCGCCCAGCATCCACCCTCCTGGGCAGCACCAGGGACATCTATGAAGAAGTGGAGGTCAAGCTGGGCTCAGTGGAGTCAATTCCTCGAGTGTCTTCAAATTGTTCCAGCTCCACAGAAGGGAGGCAGGGCTCCCAGGAACCTGACGGGGCCAGTAAGACAGAAGTGGACGCAGTCAGTGTGACGGAGGTGATGAAAGACTCGGCTGACAGGGAGAAGGCTTACCTGACCCAGTCCACTGAATATTACAGCCTGGTGCCGGGTATCGAGCTGGAGGACTCAGACCATGGAGAGTATGAGAACGTTGACCTCTCATGA
- the LOC113172449 gene encoding zinc finger protein GLIS1, with protein sequence MWPPDLGPPDVQLTLPGFGSVFEDAEDLQAPLSSGGFCQSSIHSGGLCCLPRTSLSLSSLGRDLTSLLNCKTNGSHIDQTVEDFATTAHTDPKNNTERFGCYPQPSLPLSYLLTNSATSPSFCPPSSSISSTTSSSSLFFASSLPLPDANNKASHPQLKLQDEYHSIKQEPADDFSPCKKEPFHVSNQQGELFHVGQNLQVHDGQDRPQTALHSPRLNGPDGQVPTGDQQEQSCHWIDCSATYSSQEELVRHIEKVHIDQRKGEEFACFWAGCVRRHKPFNARYKLLIHMRVHSGEKPNKCMFEGCSKAFSRLENLKIHLRSHTGEKPYICQHPGCLKAFSNSSDRAKHQRTHLDTKPYACQIPGCTKRYTDPSSLRKHVKAHSAKGLQEREVKVQVHTLLESDILSDCLAKQHLHSSASSHQGNNNSSSLPGLDDFTGVYSNSSNIHNRGNSDFLSTPGDTCSRYQGLEGNFDASSPVSSVTSPANMREGNRSSLLFMPSDVRPLSSPSDRLDVRLQGYHKTYSHQQQVFSQQQGCLFNEGKVVQPVGDGGLEPISYVTNPSAPHSTGFDLLQDLQGQAGGGFSMSPRPDDSFLFQTGGVDRCLNQIYSIYLDS encoded by the exons ATGTGGCCCCCGGACCTTGGGCCTCCAGACGTCCAGCTGACTCTTCCTGGCTTTGGGAGTGTGTTTGAAGATGCAGAGGACCTTCAGGCACCGCTGTCTTCTGGTGGCTTCTGTCAATCGTCAATTCACTCAGGAGGTCTGTGCTGTCTTCCAAGGACATCGCTGTCGCTGTCGTCCCTGGGGCGAGACCTCACCTCCTTACTCAACTGTAAGACTAATGGATCTCACATAGACCAGACTGTGGAGGACTTTGCCACCACAGCGCACACAGACcctaaaaacaacacagagaggtTTGGTTGCTACCCCCAGCCCTCACTCCCTTTATCCTACCTGCTCACCAACTCTGCCACCTCTCCTTCTTTCTGCCCCCCTTCATCCTCCATTTCCTCTACCACGTCCTcgtcatctttattttttgcctCTTCTTTGCCTCTTCCTGATGCCAACAACAAAGCATCTCACCCACAACTGAAGCTGCAAGACGAGTATCATTCGATCAAACAGGAGCCTGCAGATGATTTCTCCCCATGTAAGAAGGAGCCGTTTCACGTAAGCAACCAGCAGGGGGAGCTGTTCCACGTCGGACAGAACCTACAAGTCCACGATGGTCAAGACAGGCCTCAGACCGCTCTGCATTCCCCAAGGCTTAACGGACCTGATGGACAGGTCCCGACAGGCGACCAACAGGAGCAGTCGTGCCATTGGATTGACTGCAGTGCCACGTACAGCAGCCAGGAGGAGCTGGTGAGGCACATCGAGAAGGTTCACATCGACCAGCGCAAAGGGGAagagtttgcatgtttctgGGCCGGCTGCGTGCGACGCCACAAACCCTTCAACGCCCGCTACAAGCTGCTCATCCACATGAGGGTTCATTCTGGTGAAAAACCCAATAAATGCATG TTTGAGGGCTGCTCCAAGGCGTTCTCCCGTCTGGAGAACTTGAAGATCCACCTGAGAagccacacaggagagaaaccgtACATCTGCCAGCACCCCGGCTGCCTGAAGGCCTTCAGTAACTCCAGTGACCGGGCCAAACACCAGCGCACACACCTGGACACA AAACCGTACGCCTGTCAGATCCCGGGCTGCACCAAACGTTACACCGACCCCAGCTCGTTACGGAAACACGTCAAAGCTCACTCAGCCAAAGGCCTTCAGGAGAGGGAGGTCAAG GTTCAGGTGCACACATTGTTGGAATCTGACATTCTGAGTGACTGTCTGGCCAAGCAGCACCTCCACAGCTCTGCTTCGTCCCACcaaggaaacaacaacagctcatCTTTACCAGGCTTAGATGACTTCACAG GCGTGTactcaaacagcagcaacatccaCAACAGGGGAAATTCAGATTTTCTCTCTACACCAGGAGACACCTGCTCCAGGTATCAAGGCTTGGAAGGAAACTTTGACGCCAGCAGCCCAGTATCTTCAGTAACAAGCCCAGCGAACATGAGAGAGGG GAACAGATCTTCATTGCTGTTCATGCCTTCTGACGTCCGTCCACTGAGCTCCCCATCAGACCGACTCGACGTTCGGCTTCAGGGCTACCACAAAACCTACAGTCACCAACAACAAGTGTTCTCACAGCAGCAAG GTTGTCTGTTCAATGAAGgaaaggtggttcaaccagtcGGTGATGGAGGCCTTGAACCCATCAGTTACGTCACAAACCCCTCTGCTCCTCACTCCACAG GATTTGACTTGTTACAGGATCTGCAGGGCCAGGCCGGGGGCGGTTTCTCTATGTCTCCTCGCCCAGACGACAGCTTCCTCTTCCAGACAGGAGGCGTCGACCGCTGCCTCAATCAGATCTACTCCATCTACCTGGACTCATGA